In Ficedula albicollis isolate OC2 chromosome 19, FicAlb1.5, whole genome shotgun sequence, one DNA window encodes the following:
- the LOC107604062 gene encoding lysophosphatidic acid receptor 1-B-like, with protein MSSEGLPGELPTMNGFSNCSANHTRVWSHYLVLALGIPQLTINVTSVIFNGLVIVTRLATRDLHKPISILFCNLAVSDLFTSFSGFWISMLFITNPDVTIFGSQDMLAPYSLYTTSILSAIYNQVSIGIERYLAVARSMRTRFRVARHHSIAVVFISWLLAFLLGCLPLMGWNCLRAERSVSVLYSPFCVNYLVFITMPNVVVAFLVPLFTYLRIILILRRRKLRMQACGQASSSYKSAETQVARTSISIWLLALVSYAPFLAGVIFDAANRRCHTDLYPGAYIFRNCTAMLITSTCLGNPLLYTLSFRALGARLKALRCLSASRVRAVHNGAGKPGDVAQIHTEGAGKPGDVAQIHTEGAGKPGDVAQIHTEGAGKPGDVAQIHTEGAGKPGDVAQIHTEGAGKPGDVAQIHTEGAGKPGDVAQIHTEGAGKPGDVAQIHTEGAGKPGDVAQIHTEGAGKPGDVAQIHTEGAGKPGDVAQIHTEGAGKPGDVAQIHTEGAGKPGDVAQTHTEGAGKCVDVALDGVLW; from the exons ATGAGCTCAG aggggctgccagGAGAGCTTCCCACCATGAATGGATTCTCAAACTGCTCTGCCAACCACACCAGGGTCTGGAGTCACTACCTGGTGCTGGCCCTGGGGATCCCCCAGCTGACCATCAACGTCACCTCCGTCATCTTCAACGGGCTGGTCATCGTCACCCGCCTGGCCACCAGGGACCTGCACAAGCCCATCTCCATCCTCTTCTGCAACCTGGCCGTGTCTGACCTCTTCACCAGCTTCTCTGGCTTCTGGATTTCCATGCTGTTCATCACCAACCCCGACGTCACCATCTTTGGCTCGCAGGACATGCTGGCTCCCTACTCCCTGTACACCACCTCCATCCTGTCCGCCATCTACAACCAGGTGAGCATCGGCATCGAGCGCTACCTGGCCGTGGCCAGGAGCATGAGGACGAGGTTCAGGGTGGCCAGGCACCACTCCATCGCCGTGGTCTTCatcagctggctgctggctttcctgctgggctgcctgccCCTGATGGGCTGGAACTGCCTGCGGGCAGAGAGGAGCGTCTCGGTGCTCTACAGCCCCTTCTGCGTCAACTACCTCGTCTTCATCACCATGCCCAACGTGGTGGTGGCCTTCCTCGTGCCTCTCTTCACCTACCTGCgcatcatcctcatcctgaggaggaggaagctgcGGATGCAGGCGTGCGgccaagccagcagcagctACAAGTCGGCGGAGACGCAGGTGGCCAGAACCAGCATCTCCAtctggctgctggccctggtgTCCTACGCGCCCTTCCTGGCCGGCGTCATCTTCGACGCCGCCAACCGGCGCTGCCACACCGACCTCTACCCCGGCGCCTACATCTTCAGGAACTGCACGGCCATGCTGATCAccagcacctgcctgggcaACCCCCTGCTCTACACGCTCAGCTTCAGGGCGCTGGGGGCCAGGCTGAAGGCGCTGCGCTGCCTCTCGGCCTCGCGCGTGCGCGCCGTGCACAAC GGGGCAGGAAAACCTGGGGATGTGGCTCAAATCCACACCGAGGGGGCAGGAAAACCTGGGGATGTGGCTCAAATCCACACCGAGGGGGCAGGAAAACCTGGGGATGTGGCTCAAATCCACACCGAGGGGGCAGGAAAACCTGGGGATGTGGCTCAAATCCACACCGAGGGGGCAGGAAAACCTGGGGATGTGGCTCAAATCCACACCGAGGGGGCAGGAAAACCTGGGGATGTGGCTCAAATCCACACCGAGGGGGCAGGAAAACCTGGGGATGTGGCTCAAATCCACACCGAGGGGGCAGGAAAACCTGGGGATGTGGCTCAAATCCACACCGAGGGGGCAGGAAAACCTGGGGATGTGGCTCAAATCCACACCGAGGGGGCAGGAAAACCTGGGGATGTGGCTCAAATCCACACCGAGGGGGCAGGAAAACCTGGGGATGTGGCTCAAATCCACACCGAGGGGGCAGGAAAACCTGGGGATGTGGCTCAAATCCACACCGAGGGGGCAGGAAAACCTGGGGATGTGGCCCAGACCCACACTGAGGGGGCAggaaaatgtgtggatgtggcccTCGATGGCGTTCTGTGGTAA
- the ZNHIT3 gene encoding zinc finger HIT domain-containing protein 3 produces the protein MRAPGPCAECGAGGAARYRCPRCGSAYCSVPCCRTHRERCAPEPRQQPQREAAGQVPPPDPAHGPGTSLRDILGEEDEQDRVPPEKLQLLGESEELRDLLLNPHLQQLLLTIDQAQDKSSLMRRFMQEPLFVEFADCCLSIVEPPEKENVLPE, from the exons ATGAGGGCGCCGGGGCCGTGCGCGGAGTGCGGGGCGGGGGGCGCGGCCCGGTACCGCTGTCCGCGCTGCGGGAGCGCCTA ctgctccgtGCCGTGCTGCCGGACCCACCGCG AGCGCTGCGCTCCCGAGCCCCGCCAGCAGCCGCAGCGGGAGGCGGCCGGGCAGGTTCCCCCCCCTGACCCCGCGCACGGCCCCGGGACATCCCTGCGGGACATCCTGGGCGAGGAGGACGAGCAGGACCGAGTCCCGCCCGAGAAACTCCAGCTGCTGG GAGAAtcagaggagctgagggatTTGCTGCTGaacccacacctgcagcagctgctgctcaccatCGACCAGGCTCAGGACAAAAGCTCCCTGATGAGGAGGTTCATGCAGGAGCCCCTGTTCGTGGAGTTTGCAGATTGCTGCCTCAGCATTGTGGAGCCTCCTGAGAAGGAGAACGTTCTCCCCGagtga